In Micromonospora sp. NBC_01813, the following are encoded in one genomic region:
- a CDS encoding Uma2 family endonuclease, whose protein sequence is MSVAALDHPEPWTEAEYFALGETRNRIELIDGGLWVAPAPNRPHQDISFLLLTAIRPAARAVGLRAHEAVNVRLAANRIVIPDLVVAKVGRLGGVADAHEVVLAGEITSPSSIATDRVQKMQFYAAARIGWYLLVEPDMLDYESLTLRLFRLEGEHYVEHAVAADGQTLTSDLPFPIEITTDALLDF, encoded by the coding sequence ATGAGCGTAGCCGCACTTGATCACCCGGAGCCGTGGACCGAGGCCGAGTACTTTGCGCTCGGAGAGACGAGAAACCGAATCGAGTTGATCGACGGAGGACTGTGGGTAGCCCCCGCACCGAACCGGCCACATCAGGACATCTCGTTCCTCCTCCTGACGGCGATCCGGCCGGCCGCGCGGGCGGTGGGTCTGCGCGCACACGAGGCGGTCAACGTACGCCTGGCTGCCAACCGGATCGTGATCCCGGACCTGGTGGTGGCGAAGGTCGGCCGACTCGGCGGCGTCGCTGACGCGCACGAGGTCGTCCTGGCCGGCGAGATCACCTCACCGAGCAGCATCGCCACCGACCGCGTACAGAAGATGCAGTTCTACGCCGCCGCGCGCATCGGCTGGTACCTGCTCGTCGAGCCCGACATGCTCGACTACGAGTCGCTCACACTGCGGTTGTTCCGGCTCGAAGGCGAGCACTATGTCGAGCATGCGGTCGCCGCAGACGGGCAGACCCTGACCTCCGATCTTCCGTTCCCCATCGAGATCACGACCGACGCCCTGCTCGACTTCTGA
- a CDS encoding acyltransferase domain-containing protein — protein MNVDDIAARLGVPVEDVERVHRLAGDRPSAPLPAKADAPAILDRLAVRPDDAAEIMAGWPDPDSPLWTPELRWLLDRSIALVRADLGGHSWLLPGPELPRERGLAWRHLYVYAYLALVDVVTAYHRDHGIAEAVSWVTLADLGRNLAVDRRMHREGWPVMQAWLTLHARGGLYELGRLQHHRGGGGGTAINLHIPESGPMTPEAVSASLDSARAFFPRHFPDEHYTAFTCSSWLLDPQLLEYLPEDSNIVRFQRRFELEPYAEPEGLDADVEVLRFVFRTLTTPLNQLPRRTVLQRAIIDHLTAGRHWRIRRGNFPI, from the coding sequence GTGAATGTGGACGACATCGCCGCCCGGCTCGGGGTGCCCGTCGAGGACGTCGAGCGCGTCCACCGGCTCGCCGGTGACCGGCCGTCGGCCCCACTGCCCGCCAAGGCCGACGCGCCCGCGATCCTCGACCGACTCGCCGTACGGCCGGACGACGCCGCCGAGATCATGGCCGGCTGGCCCGACCCGGACTCTCCGCTGTGGACCCCAGAGCTACGCTGGCTGCTCGACCGCTCCATCGCCCTGGTCCGCGCCGACCTCGGCGGCCACAGTTGGCTGTTGCCCGGTCCGGAACTGCCCCGCGAGCGTGGCCTCGCCTGGCGGCACCTGTACGTGTACGCGTACCTGGCCCTGGTCGACGTCGTCACGGCGTACCACCGTGACCACGGCATCGCCGAGGCCGTGTCCTGGGTGACCCTCGCCGACCTGGGTCGCAACCTCGCGGTCGACCGACGGATGCACCGCGAAGGCTGGCCGGTCATGCAGGCCTGGTTGACGCTGCACGCGCGCGGCGGCCTCTACGAGCTGGGCCGACTGCAGCACCACCGTGGCGGCGGTGGCGGCACCGCCATCAACCTGCACATCCCCGAGTCCGGGCCGATGACCCCGGAGGCGGTCTCCGCGTCGCTCGACTCCGCCCGGGCGTTCTTCCCGCGCCACTTCCCCGACGAGCACTACACGGCGTTCACCTGCAGCTCGTGGCTGCTCGACCCGCAACTGCTGGAGTACCTGCCCGAGGATTCCAACATTGTCCGCTTCCAGCGCAGGTTCGAGCTGGAGCCCTACGCCGAACCGGAAGGGCTGGACGCCGATGTCGAGGTGCTGCGCTTCGTGTTCCGCACCCTGACCACGCCGCTCAACCAACTGCCGCGCCGCACCGTGCTCCAACGGGCCATCATCGACCACCTGACGGCCGGCCGCCACTGGCGCATCCGCCGCGGCAACTTCCCGATCTAG